In Amycolatopsis coloradensis, one genomic interval encodes:
- a CDS encoding TetR/AcrR family transcriptional regulator: MPRPRTHDENLRLKLLDRAGELISADGPKALSLRKLAADVGTSTTAVYSLFGGKTDLVSALFTEGFRRFGRRMSGVTLSGDPVEDLVRLGVAYRESALADPHLYAIMFTKSVPGFEPAEETSEQARATMAPLEGTIRKAVADGVFLDVPPEVVTVACWGFVHGLVSLELNGNLPEQYTVSTAYETALRVNATGWLRR; encoded by the coding sequence ATGCCCCGCCCCAGGACGCACGACGAGAACCTCCGGCTGAAACTGCTGGACCGCGCCGGTGAACTCATCTCGGCCGACGGTCCCAAGGCGCTGAGCCTCCGCAAACTGGCCGCCGACGTCGGCACGTCCACCACCGCGGTCTATTCGCTCTTCGGCGGGAAGACGGACCTCGTCAGCGCTCTCTTCACCGAGGGCTTCCGCCGCTTCGGCCGCCGGATGTCCGGGGTCACGCTGAGCGGTGACCCGGTCGAGGATCTGGTGCGGCTCGGCGTCGCGTACCGGGAAAGCGCGCTGGCCGACCCGCATCTCTACGCGATCATGTTCACGAAGTCGGTGCCGGGTTTCGAACCGGCGGAGGAGACGTCCGAGCAGGCTCGCGCCACGATGGCGCCGCTGGAGGGAACGATCCGCAAGGCCGTCGCCGACGGCGTCTTCCTCGACGTGCCGCCCGAGGTCGTCACGGTGGCGTGCTGGGGGTTCGTGCACGGGCTCGTGTCGCTGGAGCTGAACGGGAACCTTCCGGAGCAGTACACCGTGAGCACGGCTTACGAGACCGCGCTGCGGGTGAACGCCACGGGCTGGCTGCGCCGGTGA
- the upp gene encoding uracil phosphoribosyltransferase: MDVHVVDHPLAKARLSTMRDARTDSAAFRAALHELTVMLVYEATRDMPVRIERIHTPVARTDGYALASPPLLVPVLRAGLGMADQAHKLIPDAQMGFVGLARDEETLKPTPYLESLPESLADRPVMVLDPMLATGGSMEYTIRLLTDRGATDVTAICALAAPEGIEHLEKTGLPLRVVTASIDERLNDSGFIVPGLGDAGDRQYGAV; the protein is encoded by the coding sequence ATGGATGTGCACGTCGTTGATCACCCGCTGGCCAAGGCCAGGCTCTCCACCATGCGCGACGCGCGCACCGACAGCGCCGCCTTCCGCGCGGCGCTGCACGAACTGACCGTCATGCTGGTCTACGAAGCCACCCGCGACATGCCCGTGCGGATCGAGCGGATCCACACGCCGGTGGCGCGCACCGACGGTTACGCGCTGGCGAGCCCGCCGCTGCTCGTACCGGTGCTGCGGGCCGGGCTCGGGATGGCGGACCAGGCGCACAAGCTGATCCCGGACGCCCAAATGGGTTTCGTCGGCCTCGCCCGCGACGAAGAGACGCTCAAGCCGACGCCGTATCTCGAGTCGCTGCCCGAATCGCTCGCCGACCGGCCGGTGATGGTGCTCGACCCGATGCTCGCGACCGGCGGCTCGATGGAGTACACGATCCGGTTGCTCACCGACCGGGGCGCCACCGACGTCACCGCGATCTGCGCGCTCGCCGCGCCCGAGGGCATCGAGCACCTGGAGAAGACCGGGCTGCCGCTGCGGGTGGTGACCGCGAGCATCGACGAGCGGCTGAACGACTCCGGGTTCATCGTGCCCGGCCTCGGGGATGCGGGGGACCGGCAGTACGGGGCCGTCTGA
- a CDS encoding MerR family transcriptional regulator, giving the protein MSYSIAEAARRSGLSIDTLRYYERIKLVEPPARDAAGRRAYSDDDLGWLGFLTKLRLTGMPIKRMREYASLRHHGAASAGRRKAILVDQRKSVADRIAELQTCLDILDYKIDHYDQVERKVLGTGATVEGISA; this is encoded by the coding sequence ATGAGCTACTCGATAGCGGAAGCCGCGCGACGTAGCGGACTGTCCATCGACACTCTCCGGTACTACGAGCGCATCAAACTCGTCGAGCCCCCGGCGCGGGACGCCGCGGGCCGCCGCGCCTACAGCGACGACGACCTCGGGTGGCTGGGGTTCCTGACCAAGCTCCGCCTGACCGGCATGCCCATCAAGCGGATGCGGGAGTACGCCTCCCTGCGCCACCACGGGGCGGCGAGCGCGGGAAGGCGCAAGGCGATCCTCGTCGACCAGCGTAAATCGGTCGCCGACCGGATCGCCGAGTTGCAGACCTGCCTCGACATCCTCGACTACAAGATCGACCACTACGACCAGGTGGAGCGGAAGGTGCTCGGCACCGGAGCCACCGTGGAGGGAATTTCAGCGTGA
- a CDS encoding protein-tyrosine phosphatase family protein encodes MGNSLPGAVELPDGIRVRGRGLGRPWPDGPSPDFGLYLGGAKLRRKHDHKMDWERAWIRWPDFLLPTDWADARRRIVDLHARAAAGEGVEVACYGGVGRTGTVLSCLATLSGLSADEAVAWARANHDKRSVETPWQRRWVGWFARQA; translated from the coding sequence ATGGGGAACTCACTACCCGGCGCCGTCGAGCTGCCGGACGGAATCAGGGTGCGCGGACGAGGCCTGGGTCGTCCCTGGCCAGACGGGCCCTCACCGGATTTCGGACTGTATTTGGGCGGCGCGAAGCTGCGCCGGAAGCACGATCACAAAATGGACTGGGAGCGGGCGTGGATCCGCTGGCCCGACTTCCTGCTGCCGACGGACTGGGCGGACGCGCGGCGCCGGATCGTCGACCTGCACGCCAGGGCGGCGGCGGGCGAAGGCGTCGAGGTCGCCTGTTACGGCGGAGTCGGGCGGACCGGCACGGTGCTGTCCTGTCTCGCCACCCTTTCCGGGCTGAGCGCCGACGAGGCGGTGGCATGGGCGCGGGCCAACCACGACAAGCGTTCGGTGGAGACGCCCTGGCAGCGCCGCTGGGTCGGCTGGTTCGCGCGGCAGGCGTGA
- a CDS encoding RNA polymerase sigma factor codes for MTGTVGVPVDSCEPPPDRSDTELWRAAAGGDHPAFTELFERHVQSVWNHAYRLTGSWASAEDLTSTTFLTAWRRRADITLIRDSALPWLYTVAGNLARSEHRSTGRRLRLVRRLPEPRSVSDHADTVVDQLDGEDRLRQVLALVAKLPKSQRQAVELCLLGDLSFADAAELLGVAEVTVRAHISRARTQLRAALEEK; via the coding sequence GTGACCGGAACGGTGGGGGTGCCGGTGGACTCGTGCGAACCTCCTCCCGACAGGAGCGACACGGAGCTTTGGCGGGCGGCCGCGGGCGGTGATCACCCGGCGTTCACCGAGCTGTTCGAACGGCATGTCCAGTCGGTGTGGAACCACGCCTACCGGCTCACCGGGTCGTGGGCGTCGGCCGAAGACCTGACGTCGACGACGTTTCTCACCGCCTGGCGGCGCCGGGCGGACATCACGCTCATCCGCGACAGCGCGCTGCCCTGGCTGTACACCGTCGCGGGGAACCTCGCTCGCAGCGAACACCGCAGCACCGGCCGGCGGCTCCGGCTCGTCCGGCGGCTGCCGGAGCCCCGGTCGGTGTCCGACCACGCCGACACCGTCGTCGACCAGCTCGACGGCGAAGACCGCCTCCGGCAGGTGCTCGCCTTGGTCGCGAAGCTGCCGAAATCGCAGCGGCAAGCCGTCGAACTCTGCCTGCTCGGAGATCTCTCCTTCGCCGACGCCGCCGAACTGCTCGGTGTCGCCGAGGTGACCGTTCGCGCCCACATCTCGCGGGCCCGTACGCAGCTGCGGGCCGCCCTGGAGGAGAAATGA
- a CDS encoding DUF1707 SHOCT-like domain-containing protein, protein MRISDADREQVAQVLHAAMSEGRITINELEERLTTVYAAKTVGDLKPVTADLPQHSRSAIEPATSRALGLPDDRIGGHPGSGASIAVMSGASRKGSWVVPPQHNSFAFWGGAELDLRHARFAEKHSTITAVAIMGGIDITVPDDINVDVTGIGFMGAFELEDRAGTPAAPPTAPTVKITGLAFWGGVTVIRKPRKKDVPELEA, encoded by the coding sequence ATGCGCATCTCCGACGCCGATCGCGAACAGGTCGCGCAGGTGCTGCACGCGGCGATGTCCGAAGGGCGCATCACCATCAACGAGCTGGAAGAGCGGCTCACCACCGTCTACGCGGCCAAGACCGTCGGCGACCTCAAGCCGGTCACCGCGGATCTGCCGCAGCATTCGCGGTCGGCGATCGAGCCGGCGACCTCGCGCGCCCTGGGCCTGCCCGACGACCGCATCGGCGGGCATCCGGGCTCCGGCGCCTCGATCGCCGTCATGTCCGGCGCGTCGCGCAAGGGAAGCTGGGTCGTCCCGCCGCAGCACAACAGTTTCGCGTTCTGGGGCGGCGCCGAGCTCGACCTGCGGCACGCGCGGTTCGCCGAGAAGCACTCGACGATCACCGCGGTCGCGATCATGGGCGGGATCGACATCACCGTGCCCGACGACATCAACGTGGACGTCACCGGAATCGGCTTCATGGGCGCCTTCGAGCTGGAAGATCGCGCCGGCACGCCCGCGGCGCCGCCGACGGCGCCGACCGTGAAGATCACCGGCCTGGCATTCTGGGGCGGAGTCACCGTCATCCGGAAGCCACGCAAGAAAGACGTACCCGAACTGGAAGCCTGA
- a CDS encoding aldo/keto reductase: MISTRRLGGLEVGAQGLGCMGMSQAYGVRDDDTESIATVHRALELGVTLIDTANVYGAGANEELVGRAIAGKRDQVVLATKFGIVWDQDGGMSARGDAAYVKQSCEESLRRLNVDHIDLYYQHRVDPNTPVEETWGALAELVSEGKIRFAGISEASAETIRRAHAVHPVTALQSEWSLWTRGIEGEILSTVRELGIGVVPFSPLGRGFLTGSVTSVKDLPADDLRRGLPRFAEGNFERNMAIVEALRALAEQKGVTAGQLALAWVQAQGDDVVPIPGTKRRKYLEENTAAAELELSEADIEAIEKAAPVEAIAGERYPERLARAAGK, translated from the coding sequence GTGATCAGCACCAGGAGGCTCGGCGGTCTGGAGGTCGGGGCGCAGGGGCTCGGCTGCATGGGGATGAGCCAGGCCTACGGCGTCCGCGACGACGACACGGAGTCGATCGCCACCGTCCACCGCGCGCTCGAGCTGGGCGTGACCCTGATCGACACCGCGAACGTCTACGGCGCCGGAGCGAACGAAGAGCTGGTCGGCCGGGCGATCGCAGGCAAGCGGGACCAGGTCGTGCTGGCGACCAAGTTCGGCATCGTATGGGATCAGGACGGCGGCATGTCCGCTCGCGGCGACGCGGCGTACGTCAAGCAGAGCTGCGAAGAGTCCCTTCGCCGGCTGAACGTCGACCACATCGACCTCTACTACCAGCACCGTGTCGACCCGAATACGCCGGTCGAGGAGACCTGGGGTGCGCTCGCGGAGCTGGTGAGCGAGGGGAAGATCCGATTCGCCGGGATCTCCGAGGCCAGTGCCGAGACGATCCGTCGCGCGCACGCCGTCCACCCGGTGACCGCGCTGCAGAGCGAGTGGTCCCTCTGGACCCGCGGCATCGAAGGCGAGATCCTCTCGACCGTTCGCGAGCTGGGCATCGGCGTCGTGCCGTTCTCGCCGCTCGGCCGCGGTTTCCTCACCGGCAGCGTGACGTCGGTGAAGGACCTTCCGGCGGACGACCTGCGGCGCGGGCTGCCCCGGTTCGCCGAGGGCAATTTCGAGCGCAACATGGCGATCGTCGAGGCGCTGCGCGCGCTGGCCGAGCAGAAGGGCGTCACCGCCGGTCAGCTGGCGCTCGCGTGGGTCCAGGCCCAAGGCGACGACGTCGTGCCGATCCCTGGCACCAAGCGGCGCAAGTACCTCGAAGAGAACACCGCCGCCGCGGAGCTGGAACTGTCCGAAGCGGACATAGAGGCCATCGAAAAGGCCGCGCCCGTCGAGGCGATCGCCGGTGAGCGTTACCCGGAGCGGCTCGCCCGCGCCGCCGGCAAGTAA